A segment of the Candidatus Acetothermia bacterium genome:
CACCGCGGTGGGCCAAGGGGACATGATGCAGGCCCGCTGGGGATCCCACGGCCACTACGAGATCATCGCCCTCGCTCCTTCCTCCCCCCAGGAGTCGTTCGACCTCGCCGTGCGCGCGTTTGCGCTCTCGGAGCGGTTCCGGGTGCCGGTGCTCCTCCTCACCGACGAGGTCGTTGGCCACATGTACGAGCGGGTGGAGATCCCGGAAGAGGTGCCGATCGCCCCCCGCCGCCGGCCCCAGGTGCCCCCGGACCGGTTCATCCCCTACCAGCCCGATCCCGATCTCGTGCCCCCCATGGCCTGTGCCGGGGAAGGGTACCGCATCCACGTCACCGGCCTCACCCACGACGAGCGCGGCTACCCGGACATGTCCGCCGAGGCCCACGACCGACTGGTGCGTCGCCTGTGCGACAAGATCCTGCGCTTTCGGGACGAGTTCACGTTCTACGAAGCGGTCGACCTAGATGACGCCGAGATCGCCGTGGTCTCCTACGGGATCTCGGCCCGGGTCGCCCATGGGGCGCTGGCCCTGGCCCGCGAGCAGGGGATCAAGGCCGGCATGCTCCGCCTGATCACGGCGTGGCCGTTCCCCGATCCTGTGGTGCGGTCCCTGGCCGATCGGGTCCGGGGGATCGTGGTGGTGGAGCTGAACTTGGGGCAGATGTCGCGGGAGGTGGAGCGGGCCGTGCGGGGGAAGGTCCCGGTGATCGGGGTCTACCACGCCGGGGGGCGGATCCACACCCCGGAGGAGGTGCTCTCCGGGATCGAGGAGGTGGTGCGATGCCGGTGAAGACGAAGCCGATCCCCGAGGCGGTGCCCGGGGTGCGACACCCGATGGAGAAGTACCTGCGCACCGACCGCCTCCCCCACATCTGGTGCGCCGGCTGCGGGCTGGGCTCGGCCCTGTCCTGCTTCCTGTACGCGCTCGATGAGCTGGGGTGGGATCCGAACTCGGTGGCGGTGGTGTCCGGGATCGGCTGCACCGGGCGCATCGCCGGCTACGTGCGCCTGGACTCCTACCACACCACCCACGGCCGGGCGATCCCGTTCGCCACCGGGCTTAAACTCGCCAAGCCCGATCTTCACGTGGTCGTGTTCTCCGGGGATGGGGACCTGTTCGCCATTGGCGGCAATCACTTCATCCACGCCGCCCGGCGCAACGTGGACCTCACCATCCTGTGCGTGAACAACTTCAACTACGGGATGACCGGGGGCCAGGTGGGGCCGACGACCCCGCTCGAGGGCTTGACCACCACCACCCCGTACGGGAACTTCGAGCACCCGTTCAACCTCGTGCACCTGGCCGCCTCGGCCGGGGCGAGCTACGTGGCCCGGTGGACGGCCCTCGACGGCCGGCGACTTCAGCGGGCGATGGTGGAGGCGATGTCCAAGAAGGGGCTCACGTTTGTGGAGATCCTGTCGCCTTGCCCCACCAACTACGGCCGGCGCAACAAGCTGGGGGAGGGCCTCGATGAGCTCCGCTACTACGCCCAGCACGCCCTGATCCGCCACGGCGCCGATCCCAAGGAGGCGGAGATCGTCCCGGGGAACGACTTCCTCGTGGGGAAGTTCGTGGACGTGGAGAAGCCGACCTACCTCGAGATGTACGAGGCCAAGGTCAGGGAACTGGGAGGGAAGCGATGAAGCTTGTGGAGG
Coding sequences within it:
- a CDS encoding 2-oxoacid:acceptor oxidoreductase subunit alpha, which encodes MNGDEAIAEGAIAAGCRFFAAYPITPQSEIAERLAWRLPRVGGMFIQMEDELGAMAAVVGAAWGGAKAMTATSGPGFSLMMENLGLAIMTETPCVVVDVQRGAPSTGLPTAVGQGDMMQARWGSHGHYEIIALAPSSPQESFDLAVRAFALSERFRVPVLLLTDEVVGHMYERVEIPEEVPIAPRRRPQVPPDRFIPYQPDPDLVPPMACAGEGYRIHVTGLTHDERGYPDMSAEAHDRLVRRLCDKILRFRDEFTFYEAVDLDDAEIAVVSYGISARVAHGALALAREQGIKAGMLRLITAWPFPDPVVRSLADRVRGIVVVELNLGQMSREVERAVRGKVPVIGVYHAGGRIHTPEEVLSGIEEVVRCR
- a CDS encoding 2-oxoacid:ferredoxin oxidoreductase subunit beta — its product is MPVKTKPIPEAVPGVRHPMEKYLRTDRLPHIWCAGCGLGSALSCFLYALDELGWDPNSVAVVSGIGCTGRIAGYVRLDSYHTTHGRAIPFATGLKLAKPDLHVVVFSGDGDLFAIGGNHFIHAARRNVDLTILCVNNFNYGMTGGQVGPTTPLEGLTTTTPYGNFEHPFNLVHLAASAGASYVARWTALDGRRLQRAMVEAMSKKGLTFVEILSPCPTNYGRRNKLGEGLDELRYYAQHALIRHGADPKEAEIVPGNDFLVGKFVDVEKPTYLEMYEAKVRELGGKR